The proteins below are encoded in one region of Silene latifolia isolate original U9 population chromosome 2, ASM4854445v1, whole genome shotgun sequence:
- the LOC141627657 gene encoding uncharacterized protein LOC141627657, whose product MKSMLEAVEQLPHLKLLGIDGFKGEHQLEEYFFEMTPFLRLQSLKELVLVGCPEIRSLREQLGLLTRITSLSIWLFNDLEEISEWLCNLSSLESLQFWCCYSLSCLPSKESLLRLTQLRRLLISECPLLEESYVKVSRTRALNGTRLNISTTLKSLVKKFSKPFSSRCLFAITGESWVANLSISDAYTGRLDANAVLRMLLCLFPRLTTWMLPSVEVAVVFPCLGHLQVEDCPVLKTIPALHCESSRIDGFKDEQQLEEYFSDMTPFLRLQSLKELLLVGCPEIRSLPEQLGLLTRITRLRIGLFEDLEEIPEWLCNLSSLELLDFRSCMSLKCLPSKESLLRLTRLRKLVIFDCPLLKECILKGNCPEWLKVKHLHYIEIDDSEVF is encoded by the exons ATGAAGTCCATGCTTGAGGCAGTTGAACAACTTCCTCATCTCAAACTTCTTGGTATTGACGGGTTCAAAGGCGAGCACCAGCTAGAAGAGTACTTCTTCGAGATGACTCCCTTTCTCCGTCTCCAATCCCTCAAAGAACTAGTATTGGTGGGTTGTCCAGAGATCAGGTCACTTCGTGAACAACTTGGACTACTCACTAGGATTACAAGTCTGAGTATATGGCTGTTTAACGACTTGGAAGAGATTTCAGAGTGGCTATGCAACCTTTCGTCTCTTGAATCATTGCAGTTCTGGTGTTGCTATTCTTTGAGTTGTTTACCTTCAAAAGAGTCTTTGCTGCGGCTTACCCAACTACGCCGCCTCCTGATTTCTGAGTGCCCATTGTTGGAGGAAAGCTATGTCAAGGTCTCAAGGACAAGGGCCCTGAATGGCACAAGGTTGAACATCTCAACTACATTGAAGTCGCTGGTGAAGAAATTTTCTAAACCCTTTTCAAG CCGCTGTTTGTTTGCCATTACTGGTGAAAGTTGG GTTGCAAATTTATCTATATCTGATGCTTATACTGGGAGACTTGATGCGAATGCTGTTCTGAGAATGCTGCTTTGCCT CTTTCCTAGGCTGACCACATGGATGCTGCCATCCGTAGAGGTGGCAGTCGTGTTTCCTTGCCTTGGACATCTACAAGTTGAAGATTGTCCTGTGCTAAAAACTATTCCGGCCCTACACTGTGAATCATCAAG AATTGACGGGTTTAAAGATGAGCAGCAGCTAGAAGAGTACTTCTCCGACATGACTCCCTTTCTCCGTCTCCAATCCCTCAAAGAACTACTGTTGGTGGGTTGTCCAGAGATAAGATCACTTCCTGAACAACTTGGATTACTCACTAGGATTACACGCCTGCGTATAGGGTTGTTTGAAGACTTGGAAGAGATTCCAGAGTGGCTATGCAACCTCTCATCTCTTGAATTATTGGACTTCAGGTCATGCATGTCTTTGAAGTGTTTACCTTCAAAAGAGTCGTTACTGCGTCTCACCCGACTACGCAAGCTTGTGATTTTTGATTGCCCACTGTTGAAGGAATGCATCTTAAAGGGCAATTGCCCTGAATGGCTCAAGGTTAAACATCTCCACTACATTGAGATCGATGACAGTGAAGTTTTCTAA